The genome window GAGCGGGCGCTGTCAGCACGGATCGACGAAGTGTCGGTCTTTCTGTCAGCCAGTGAGACGCACAATGTGAAAAATATCAACAAAAGCCGAGAAGAGACGTTTCCCATCTTGGCGGAAACCACGCGGGATGCGCTAGCGGCAGGCAAGTCTGTTCGCGGATACGTCTCTACTGTGTTTGGCTGCCCGTATGAAGGGGCAGTTGCCATCGAGGATGTCATCCGTGTCACGGATGCGCTTCTGGAGATGGGAGTGAGCGAGGTGTCTCTCGGAGATACCATCGGAGTGGCTCAGCCACGCCAGGTGCAGGAAGTGCTGGAAGTATTGCTGAAGCGCTTCCCAGCGGACAAATTGGCGATGCACTTCCACGATACCCGCGGCATGGCGATGGCGAATGTACTCGTTTCCTTGGAGATGGGGATGACGACCTTTGACAGCTCGCTCGGCGGACTGGGCGGCTGCCCGTACGCTCCCGGTGCATCGGGAAACATCGCCACGGACGATTTGCTGTACATGCTGCATGGACTGGGCATGGAGACCGGAATCGATGGGGAAAAGTTGCAAACCGCAGCTCTCTTCATTCAGGAAAAGATGGGGCGTCCGCTGATGAGCCACAGCATGCAGGCGTGCCAAGCGTAACCAAATAAACAGCACAGCGGCCGTACGGAGAATCTGATCCGAAACGGCTGCTGTGCTGTTTTTGATTTAGGTGAAGCGACTATTGTTGAATGTGGTTTTGGTCCATGTACACGATTTCCCACAGATGGCCGTCTGGATCCTGGAAGCTCCAGCTGTACATAAAGCCATGATCGACAGGCTCATTGTAATGAGTAGCGCCTGCTTCCAGCGCGCGGTTGACCAGCACATTTACTTCCTCGCGGCTTTCAGCGGACAGTGCCACGATCACTTCGGTATGTTTTGTCGCGTCTGCGATTTCCTTCTTGGTGCTCTGGATGAAGGATTGGAAGAATTCCTCCGTGAGCAGCATGGCGTAAATATTTTCGCTGATGACCAAGCATGCAGCCTGCTCGTTGGTAAATTGCGGGTTGAACTCGAACCCCACCTTGGAGAAGAATTCCATGGTGCGATTCAGATCCTTGACCGGAAGATTGACGAAAATGTTGTTCGTTGCCAAGCGGGATCACCTCTGTCATAGATTTCCTGTTGGAACAGGGTTCATTTCTCTCATGAGTCTAGTAAACCATAAATGGGAGGAACAGGTTTCTTATCGATTGCTAAAAATGGATGCGGTTTGGGCTTTGAGTCGCAGCCAATTTTCAATTCCCTGCAAAGGGGCAGGCGGGTTTTTGAAAAGAGGAAAGGTTACCATAGAAACTGCTTTTCAAATCCCGACAGGTATGATGTGATAGAAAAGATAGAGAAGATTCGTACTCGCTAAAGCTGGGGTGAATGCATGCGCTTTTATACCAAATACATCAAAAAATACGGAGTCGTATTCTGCATATCCCTCTTCTTTCTGACGGTCGAGGCGTTGTGTGATCTCATGCTGCCGACCATCATGTCGCGGATCGTGGACGTAGGGGTAGCGAATCGAGATTTGGATTACGTGCTTTCCACAGGCGGACTGATGCTAGGAGTGACGGCGCTGGGTGCGATTGCGGCATCGATGCGCAATATTTTGTCTACGTATGTCTCACAAAACTTCGGTGCACAGCTGAGGGCGGATTTGTTTGCGAAGGTGCAGTCGCTGTCTTTTGAGAACATCGATCGGTTTGACCGGGCCTCCCTGGTGACCAGGCTGACCAATGACGTAGGGCAGGTGCAGGTGTTCGTAAACGGCATGATGCGTATCTTCGTCAAGGCTCCGCTCATGTGCATCGGCGGACTGTTCATGGCGACGCAGCTGAATCCCAGATTGGCGATCGTTTTGGCCGTGGTCGTGCCAATCGTGGGACTGTTTATTTTCTTGAATATGAAGATTGGCTTTCCTTTTTTCCAGAAGGTGCAGCAGTCATTGGACAAAGTAAATGCAGTGATGCGGGAGTATTTGTCCGGAGTGCGGGTAGTCAAGGCATTTAACCGTTTTGACTTCGAGGTCGGCAAATTCAGCAAAGCAAACGAGGAGCTCCAGACGAGGTCCGTCTCTGCTACACGCGTCATGTCCATTTTCAGCCCGGCCATCATGCTGACGGTCAATCTGGGAATCGTTGCGGTGCTGTGGCTGGGGGGAATGATGGCAGAGGCAGGCGATTTGCAGGTGGGGCACATCATTGCCTTTACGAACTACATGACGCAGATCCTGTTTTCGCTCATGCTGATTTCGATGGTGTTCAACATGTTTGTGCGGGCCAAAGCATCGGCCGGACGGATTACTGAGGTGCTCGCCCAAGAGAATCGGATGACATGGGAGGAGCAGGCCACCCAGTCAGATTGCGTAAAGGGTCGCATCGACTTTGAGCAGGTGTCCTTTGCCTACGCAGGCACACAGGGGGAGCCTGTCCTCAACAACATCACGTTCAGCTGTTTGCCGGGAGAAACGGTGGGGATCATCGGCTCCACGGGTTCGGGAAAAAGCAGCCTGGTCGGTCTCATTCCACGTTTTTACGATGCCACGGAGGGAACGATACGGGTCAATGGAGAGGATGTCCGCAAGATCGACCCGAAGCTGCTGCGAGAGAAAATGGCCATCGTTCCGCAAAAGACCACGCTCTTTTCAGGAACGGTCATGGAGAATATCCGTTGGGGGAAAGAGGATGCGTCCTACGAAGAAGTGGAGCAGGCAGTCAAAATGGCGCAGGCGCATGACTTTCTGGAGCGCACTCCCGATGGCTATGAAGCGCGGGTAGGGCAGGGCGGCATCAATTTTTCCGGCGGGCAAAAGCAGCGGCTCTCCATCGCGCGGGCATTGGTGCGCAAGCCGGAGATTCTCATCCTCGACGATAGCACGAGTGCGGTGGATGTAGCGACAGAGGCCAAGATCAAGGAGGCCCTGCGCGAGTATGCCCGAGGTCTGACATGCATCCTGATCGCCCAGCGGATCACATCCGTGATGGACGCAGACAAGATTGTCGTGCTGGACCATGGCGAGCTGGTGGGAATCGGCACACATGAGAGCTTGCTGGCATCTTGCCGTGTCTACCAGGAGATCTTCCAATCCCAACTCGGCAGGGAGGTGCAGTAGGATGTCACAGGAACAAAGTCAACAGCCGCAGCAGCCCCCCATGTTTCCAGGCAGACCGGGTCGCGGACTTGGCCATGGCGGGAGGGGAGTGCCGGTCGTGAAACCGAAAAACTTCAAGGGCACTCTCCGCCGTCTGTGGCAAGCCTTTGGGAAAGAAAAGAAAGTCCTGCCGATCGTCTTTGGCATCGTTCTGGTGGATGCTGTACTCATGCT of Brevibacillus choshinensis contains these proteins:
- a CDS encoding hydroxymethylglutaryl-CoA lyase produces the protein MKFDPKKITIKEVGPRDGLQNESVFVPTADKIAWINQMSHTGLSYLEVTSFVHPKWIPALADAVEVAAGIERVPGVTYAALVPNAKGLERALSARIDEVSVFLSASETHNVKNINKSREETFPILAETTRDALAAGKSVRGYVSTVFGCPYEGAVAIEDVIRVTDALLEMGVSEVSLGDTIGVAQPRQVQEVLEVLLKRFPADKLAMHFHDTRGMAMANVLVSLEMGMTTFDSSLGGLGGCPYAPGASGNIATDDLLYMLHGLGMETGIDGEKLQTAALFIQEKMGRPLMSHSMQACQA
- a CDS encoding VOC family protein, yielding MATNNIFVNLPVKDLNRTMEFFSKVGFEFNPQFTNEQAACLVISENIYAMLLTEEFFQSFIQSTKKEIADATKHTEVIVALSAESREEVNVLVNRALEAGATHYNEPVDHGFMYSWSFQDPDGHLWEIVYMDQNHIQQ
- a CDS encoding ABC transporter ATP-binding protein, giving the protein MRFYTKYIKKYGVVFCISLFFLTVEALCDLMLPTIMSRIVDVGVANRDLDYVLSTGGLMLGVTALGAIAASMRNILSTYVSQNFGAQLRADLFAKVQSLSFENIDRFDRASLVTRLTNDVGQVQVFVNGMMRIFVKAPLMCIGGLFMATQLNPRLAIVLAVVVPIVGLFIFLNMKIGFPFFQKVQQSLDKVNAVMREYLSGVRVVKAFNRFDFEVGKFSKANEELQTRSVSATRVMSIFSPAIMLTVNLGIVAVLWLGGMMAEAGDLQVGHIIAFTNYMTQILFSLMLISMVFNMFVRAKASAGRITEVLAQENRMTWEEQATQSDCVKGRIDFEQVSFAYAGTQGEPVLNNITFSCLPGETVGIIGSTGSGKSSLVGLIPRFYDATEGTIRVNGEDVRKIDPKLLREKMAIVPQKTTLFSGTVMENIRWGKEDASYEEVEQAVKMAQAHDFLERTPDGYEARVGQGGINFSGGQKQRLSIARALVRKPEILILDDSTSAVDVATEAKIKEALREYARGLTCILIAQRITSVMDADKIVVLDHGELVGIGTHESLLASCRVYQEIFQSQLGREVQ